The Pricia mediterranea genome includes a window with the following:
- a CDS encoding GbsR/MarR family transcriptional regulator — translation MPKEIIGLVEEVGMAIEERADLSPLAARIYAALILSSEEGLTFDEIVAWHQASKSSVSNNLNVLIKLKYVEFYTKHGDRRRYFRTSKFYVKSAMEKYHEHFEKELDVLEKINAFNKKHNPEKFRNEKSVGTLYQEYLTDLNEGFKNKIKEIEQFENQD, via the coding sequence ATGCCAAAAGAAATAATCGGACTGGTCGAAGAAGTCGGGATGGCCATCGAAGAGCGAGCGGACCTGTCTCCCTTGGCCGCCAGAATCTATGCGGCCCTCATCCTATCTTCCGAGGAAGGCTTGACATTCGATGAGATTGTTGCCTGGCATCAGGCCAGTAAGAGTTCGGTGTCAAACAACCTCAACGTATTGATCAAATTAAAGTATGTAGAATTTTACACCAAACACGGAGATCGAAGGCGCTATTTCCGGACCTCGAAATTCTATGTGAAGTCCGCCATGGAGAAATACCACGAGCATTTTGAAAAGGAACTGGACGTGCTGGAAAAAATCAATGCTTTCAATAAAAAGCACAATCCCGAAAAATTCAGGAACGAGAAATCGGTCGGCACCTTATATCAAGAGTATTTGACCGATCTCAACGAAGGATTTAAAAATAAAATCAAGGAAATTGAACAATTTGAAAATCAGGACTGA
- a CDS encoding efflux RND transporter periplasmic adaptor subunit translates to MKTLLKNSIPLIALLVLVSCGNDKSAQQAGRGQQAQSVPVFKVPIKSVTAYIDFPANIEGIINSEVRAKISGYITDVLVDEGDKVYKGQPLFKLETQTLSEDAAAAKANVNAAQVEVDKLKPLVDKEIISPVQLETAKAKLQQAKSNYSSITANIGYGTIKSPVNGYVGQIRLRTGALVSPSSQQPLTTVSDISDVYAYFSINEKEYLDFLQNTEGSSKEEKIKNSPPVTLILANGTEYPEKGKIETINSQVSRSTGTISIRARFENKNGLLTNGNSGTIKIPIEYNDVVVVPQQSTFQQQEKTFVYTVAKDTTAASQAIDIRASAENLYVIGSGLKEGATVVGKGLGKLRSGMSIKPQEVPFDSLAKPIQQEFR, encoded by the coding sequence ATGAAGACACTTCTAAAAAATAGTATTCCCTTGATTGCCCTCCTTGTGTTGGTATCTTGTGGCAATGACAAATCAGCACAACAGGCCGGTCGGGGACAACAGGCACAATCGGTTCCCGTTTTCAAGGTGCCTATCAAGTCCGTAACGGCCTATATCGACTTTCCGGCCAACATCGAGGGCATCATAAACTCCGAAGTACGCGCCAAGATTTCGGGATATATCACTGACGTGCTGGTCGATGAAGGCGACAAAGTCTACAAAGGGCAGCCCCTGTTCAAACTGGAAACCCAGACCCTGAGCGAGGATGCCGCCGCCGCAAAGGCCAACGTCAATGCCGCGCAAGTGGAAGTGGATAAGCTAAAGCCATTGGTGGACAAGGAAATTATCAGTCCCGTACAACTCGAGACCGCCAAGGCCAAATTGCAACAGGCCAAAAGTAACTATAGCAGCATTACGGCGAATATCGGCTACGGTACCATCAAAAGTCCCGTGAACGGCTATGTGGGCCAAATTCGCCTACGGACGGGCGCCTTGGTCAGTCCGAGCAGCCAACAACCCCTAACTACCGTTTCTGATATCAGCGATGTGTATGCTTATTTTTCCATTAACGAGAAAGAATATCTCGATTTCCTCCAAAACACCGAAGGCAGCTCCAAGGAAGAGAAAATCAAAAACTCTCCTCCAGTGACCCTTATCCTGGCCAACGGTACCGAATATCCCGAAAAGGGCAAGATAGAGACCATCAATTCCCAAGTTTCCCGAAGCACGGGTACAATCAGCATCCGGGCCCGGTTCGAAAATAAAAACGGACTCCTGACCAATGGCAATAGCGGCACGATCAAGATACCCATTGAGTACAACGATGTCGTGGTAGTACCCCAGCAATCCACCTTCCAACAACAGGAAAAAACCTTTGTCTATACCGTCGCAAAAGATACCACGGCCGCCTCACAGGCCATTGATATAAGGGCATCCGCAGAGAACCTATATGTCATAGGCTCTGGTCTTAAAGAAGGGGCTACCGTGGTCGGCAAGGGCTTGGGGAAACTGCGGAGCGGAATGTCGATCAAACCACAAGAGGTGCCTTTCGACAGTCTTGCGAAGCCGATTCAACAGGAGTTTAGATAA
- a CDS encoding efflux RND transporter permease subunit, which translates to MLKTFITRPVLSTVISIIIVILGILGLTSLSVTQYPDIAPPTIRVSASYPGATAETILESVIIPIEEQINGVEGMTYITSTATNNGTAQITVFFDQEIDPDIAAVNVQNRVARANPLLPQAVKQTGVLTQKQQTSALMFLSFYTSSDDYDDVFLQNYLKINVVPTFQRVNGVGDVNVFGSKDYAMRIWLQPNKMAAYGLSPSEVTAALNEQSQEAAAGTIGENAGEAFSYVITYDGRYRTEEQYSNIIVKALGDGEYLRLKDVAKIELDAQSYSTTAQTDGNPSVAMAIYQTKGSDAQEIIEDIKLELENIKKNLPEGIDVVIPFDTNEFLNASVEKVVTTLLEAFILVFIVVFIFLQDFRSTLIPAIAVPVSIVGTFFFLNLFGYSINLLTLFALLLAIGIVVDDAIVVVEAVHAKIDEGAKDIQKATLTAMHEIASAIVSITLVMAAVFVPVTFITGPTGVFYEQFGVTLIVAIVISAVNALTLSPALCALFLKPHEDDKDEKKNLLQRFYATFNRGFNATVEKYGQSLGFLYRHKWITAVILLASVGGIWWASVTTPTGFVPDEDRGLVFVNMELPPGSSIDRTAEVNRQLYQKVKDLPGVASVTTINGVSLLSGAGNNYGLGFIKLKDWSERQEEDESAEAITGKLFGIAATIPEANIIFFSPPSVPGFGASSGVEVNLLDRSGGDFAELDKVNQEFIANLSQRPEFQYAQSAFSTEYPQYKLDINMELAKDYGVNINTIFNTLQGYIGSIYAADFSRFGKQYRVYIQSLPMDRAEKQDLSNMYVPTKDGEMAPITQFVSLDRVFGPQAVTRFNLFNSTSITGATTPGYSTGDAIAAVEEVAAGLPANFDTAYSGLTREELAAGNQTTIILMLVIVFVYFLLSAQYESYLLPLSVLFSLPIGMFGAFLTTKLAGLENNIYFQIALIMLIGLLAKNAILIVEFAIQRRKQGESILDSAIDGAKVRLRPILMTSLAFIFGLMPLVLASGVGAEGNRAIGTGAVGGLFVGTVVGVFVIPMLYILFQWLQEKVSGPPEVEEEEIAAENT; encoded by the coding sequence ATGCTCAAGACATTTATAACCAGACCGGTTCTCTCTACCGTAATCTCGATCATTATCGTGATTTTAGGTATATTGGGGTTGACCTCGTTGTCTGTCACCCAATATCCCGATATCGCACCGCCGACCATCAGGGTCTCGGCCTCCTATCCCGGGGCTACCGCGGAAACCATTCTTGAAAGCGTCATCATTCCTATCGAGGAGCAGATCAATGGGGTCGAGGGAATGACATACATTACCTCGACGGCCACGAATAACGGTACCGCACAGATTACGGTATTTTTCGATCAGGAAATCGATCCCGATATCGCAGCAGTAAACGTACAGAACCGGGTGGCACGTGCGAATCCGCTATTGCCACAGGCCGTTAAACAGACGGGGGTACTGACCCAAAAACAGCAGACCAGTGCCCTAATGTTCCTGAGTTTTTACACTTCATCAGACGACTACGATGATGTGTTTCTTCAGAACTATCTTAAAATTAATGTGGTTCCCACCTTCCAAAGAGTGAACGGTGTAGGGGATGTTAATGTTTTCGGAAGCAAGGACTACGCCATGCGCATCTGGTTGCAACCCAATAAAATGGCAGCTTATGGTCTCTCTCCCTCCGAAGTCACGGCAGCCCTGAACGAACAGAGCCAAGAAGCGGCAGCGGGAACCATCGGAGAGAATGCGGGGGAAGCATTCTCTTACGTAATTACGTATGACGGCCGCTACCGTACCGAAGAACAGTACAGTAATATTATCGTCAAGGCGCTCGGCGATGGCGAGTATCTGCGCTTAAAGGACGTTGCCAAAATCGAACTGGACGCGCAATCATATTCCACCACCGCCCAGACCGACGGCAATCCCAGCGTGGCCATGGCCATCTACCAGACCAAGGGATCTGATGCCCAGGAAATTATTGAGGATATTAAGCTCGAACTAGAGAACATTAAAAAAAATCTTCCCGAAGGGATCGACGTGGTCATTCCCTTTGATACCAACGAATTCTTGAACGCTTCCGTCGAGAAAGTGGTAACGACCTTATTGGAGGCTTTCATTCTCGTGTTCATTGTTGTGTTTATCTTTTTGCAGGATTTTCGCTCTACCCTGATTCCCGCTATTGCTGTACCGGTATCGATTGTTGGTACATTTTTCTTTCTGAATCTTTTTGGATATTCGATCAACCTATTGACCTTGTTCGCACTTCTCTTGGCCATTGGTATCGTCGTCGATGACGCCATCGTGGTGGTCGAGGCCGTACATGCCAAAATCGACGAGGGGGCCAAGGACATTCAAAAGGCTACCCTTACTGCCATGCATGAAATTGCAAGTGCGATCGTTTCGATTACCTTAGTAATGGCCGCGGTATTCGTACCGGTAACATTCATTACCGGTCCCACCGGCGTTTTTTACGAACAGTTCGGGGTGACACTGATCGTGGCCATCGTTATTTCGGCGGTCAATGCCCTAACCTTAAGTCCCGCTTTATGTGCCCTATTCCTAAAACCTCATGAGGATGACAAAGACGAAAAAAAGAACCTTTTGCAACGTTTTTACGCGACGTTCAACCGGGGATTTAATGCTACCGTAGAGAAATACGGACAGTCGTTGGGCTTTTTGTACAGACACAAATGGATAACAGCCGTTATTCTACTTGCCTCGGTTGGAGGCATTTGGTGGGCCTCGGTCACCACACCCACAGGTTTTGTACCCGACGAAGATCGTGGTCTGGTGTTTGTAAACATGGAACTGCCCCCGGGGTCATCGATCGACCGAACCGCGGAGGTGAATCGACAATTGTACCAAAAGGTAAAGGATTTACCAGGGGTGGCCAGTGTCACCACCATTAACGGGGTCAGTTTGCTTAGCGGGGCCGGCAATAACTATGGACTTGGCTTTATTAAGCTGAAAGATTGGAGCGAACGTCAAGAAGAAGATGAGTCCGCCGAGGCGATTACCGGAAAACTCTTCGGTATCGCGGCGACCATTCCCGAGGCGAACATCATTTTCTTTTCGCCTCCGAGTGTTCCCGGGTTCGGGGCCTCTTCGGGCGTGGAAGTCAATCTTCTGGATCGCTCGGGCGGCGATTTTGCCGAGCTCGACAAGGTAAACCAGGAGTTTATCGCAAATTTGAGCCAAAGGCCTGAATTCCAGTACGCCCAATCGGCGTTCAGTACGGAGTATCCGCAGTACAAGCTGGATATCAATATGGAACTGGCCAAGGACTACGGGGTTAACATCAATACCATCTTTAATACCCTTCAGGGCTATATCGGTAGTATTTATGCGGCCGACTTCTCCCGTTTCGGGAAGCAGTACCGGGTCTATATTCAAAGTCTTCCGATGGATCGGGCCGAAAAACAGGATTTAAGCAACATGTATGTCCCTACCAAGGACGGTGAAATGGCCCCAATAACGCAATTTGTAAGTCTTGACCGCGTTTTCGGTCCCCAAGCGGTGACCCGGTTCAACCTGTTCAACTCGACTAGCATAACGGGTGCTACGACTCCCGGTTACAGTACAGGAGACGCCATCGCCGCGGTCGAGGAGGTAGCTGCCGGACTGCCCGCGAACTTCGATACCGCCTATTCCGGGCTTACCCGGGAAGAACTGGCCGCGGGCAATCAGACGACGATTATCCTGATGCTCGTCATCGTTTTCGTGTATTTCCTGCTCAGTGCCCAGTACGAGAGCTATTTGCTTCCACTCTCGGTACTGTTTTCTCTACCGATAGGCATGTTTGGGGCATTTTTGACGACAAAGCTCGCAGGATTGGAGAACAACATTTACTTTCAGATCGCTTTGATCATGCTGATCGGGCTGCTCGCTAAAAACGCGATATTGATCGTGGAATTTGCTATACAGCGACGAAAACAAGGAGAATCGATTTTGGATTCTGCCATAGACGGAGCAAAGGTGAGGCTACGCCCGATTTTGATGACCTCATTGGCCTTTATCTTCGGCCTGATGCCGCTGGTACTGGCCAGCGGCGTTGGAGCTGAAGGAAACCGCGCTATCGGTACCGGGGCCGTAGGCGGTTTATTCGTCGGTACCGTTGTTGGGGTCTTCGTCATTCCCATGCTCTATATTCTCTTTCAGTGGTTGCAGGAAAAAGTAAGCGGACCCCCCGAAGTGGAGGAGGAAGAGATCGCTGCTGAAAATACTTGA
- a CDS encoding efflux transporter outer membrane subunit — MIRSIRIPKLLFIASLPLLMASCFSAKEYVRKEQTPLVEGYFRTDNLPQDSISMAIVPWKEMFTDPILQDYITEGLANNIDIRIALQQIIAAEAYVKQGKAGFYPTLSAQAQATHQEMSGNSQFGQITGGGAQDSYELAGNLSWEADIWGKIRSNKRAYQAAYLQTAAAHKAVKTRLIANIASTYYQLVALDEQIDITEETIMTRANGLETTKALKDAGSVNEVAVQQTEAQLYTAQAILLDLKNQSRLLENTMSILLGEMPMVINRSPLADQTIETELATGVPAQLLSNRPDVIAAEFDLRNAFELTNVARSNFYPSLTLSASGGLQSLEFDRLFDANSLFATLVGGLTQPIFNGRKIRTQYEVSQAQQEQARLNFKQSILMASKEVSDAMYSYETASRKIDIKQREYDAYSLATDYSEQLLDNGLANYLEVLRARENALNSSLDVINAKNNRLQSIVDLYEALGGGWQ, encoded by the coding sequence ATGATACGATCGATTAGAATACCGAAATTACTGTTTATTGCCAGTCTGCCCCTGTTGATGGCCTCGTGCTTCTCGGCCAAGGAATACGTTCGAAAAGAACAAACACCCCTCGTCGAGGGATATTTCAGAACAGATAACCTACCACAAGACAGTATATCCATGGCCATCGTTCCATGGAAGGAGATGTTCACGGATCCGATCCTACAAGATTATATCACGGAAGGTCTTGCGAACAATATCGATATCAGGATAGCGCTACAGCAGATCATCGCCGCAGAGGCCTACGTCAAACAAGGCAAGGCGGGCTTCTACCCTACCCTATCGGCACAGGCACAGGCTACCCACCAGGAAATGTCGGGAAACAGCCAGTTCGGCCAAATAACCGGGGGCGGAGCCCAAGATTCCTACGAGCTTGCAGGAAACCTCTCCTGGGAAGCCGATATCTGGGGTAAGATACGAAGTAACAAACGGGCTTACCAAGCCGCGTACCTGCAGACCGCCGCTGCACATAAAGCGGTCAAGACAAGGCTGATCGCAAACATCGCCTCGACCTATTATCAGCTGGTGGCATTGGACGAGCAGATAGACATTACCGAAGAGACCATAATGACGCGGGCGAACGGATTGGAAACCACAAAGGCCCTTAAGGATGCCGGCAGCGTCAACGAAGTTGCGGTGCAGCAAACGGAAGCGCAACTCTACACGGCGCAGGCCATCTTGCTGGATCTTAAGAACCAGTCTCGCCTCTTAGAGAATACCATGTCCATTCTCTTGGGCGAAATGCCCATGGTAATCAACCGTAGCCCGCTTGCGGATCAGACTATCGAGACGGAACTGGCGACCGGGGTACCCGCCCAGCTATTGAGCAACCGGCCCGATGTCATTGCGGCCGAGTTCGACTTGCGCAATGCCTTTGAACTGACCAATGTAGCGCGTAGCAATTTCTATCCCTCGTTGACCCTTTCGGCCAGTGGCGGATTACAGAGCCTTGAGTTCGACAGGTTGTTCGACGCGAATTCCCTTTTTGCCACCTTGGTCGGGGGACTTACCCAACCCATCTTTAACGGACGCAAGATCCGTACCCAGTACGAAGTTTCCCAGGCACAGCAAGAACAGGCTCGATTGAATTTCAAGCAATCGATCTTAATGGCGAGCAAAGAAGTTTCCGATGCTATGTATTCGTACGAGACGGCCTCCCGGAAAATCGATATCAAACAAAGAGAGTACGACGCCTATAGTTTGGCCACTGATTATTCGGAGCAACTATTGGACAACGGTCTGGCCAATTACCTTGAAGTCCTTCGGGCCCGGGAGAACGCCCTCAACTCCAGCCTCGATGTCATCAACGCCAAGAACAACCGTTTGCAGTCCATCGTCGATCTCTATGAGGCCCTCGGTGGCGGTTGGCAGTAA
- a CDS encoding NAD(P)/FAD-dependent oxidoreductase, whose translation MKEKNIVIIGGGFAGVNLALHLGSRRGLQVTLVDKNNYNFFPPLLYQVATGLLDISSISIPFRTLFKDDKNLHFRLGELEEVLPQKNRVKLTTGEVHYDYLVIATGTKPNYFGMENIEKNSLPMKTVNDAVKLRNYLLKEAEKYTYISDEAEKRKMRNIVVSGAGPSGVEVAGMIAEMRNRILQNVYPELDGQNMNLYLVDAAPSVLPPMSEKTQKYSKKTLEKMGVIVKLNKMVSDFKDDTVIFKDGETIETKTLIWTAGVTALKFKGIPEDSYEKGDRLSVDEFNKVKDTNNIYAIGDACIQKTDPDFPKGHPQLGSVAKQQGKALAKYFEAITKDKKPEPFDYFDKGTMAVIGRSKAVADLTMPKTTITGWFAWMAWTFIHLFLLVSYRNQFRTMVNWATAYFSKGQSQGILIGEHAYENLAPEKPLDMQNITQVEEKGKS comes from the coding sequence ATGAAAGAGAAAAATATTGTAATCATCGGTGGTGGCTTTGCCGGGGTCAATCTGGCCCTTCATTTGGGCAGTAGAAGGGGCCTGCAGGTAACGCTGGTGGATAAGAACAACTACAATTTTTTCCCGCCACTGCTGTATCAGGTCGCTACCGGTCTACTCGATATATCCAGTATCTCCATTCCCTTCCGCACCTTGTTCAAAGACGATAAAAACTTACATTTCCGGTTGGGGGAACTAGAGGAAGTGCTGCCCCAAAAGAATAGGGTAAAACTGACGACAGGGGAGGTGCACTACGACTATCTCGTTATCGCCACCGGTACCAAGCCCAACTATTTCGGCATGGAGAACATCGAAAAGAATTCCCTGCCCATGAAAACGGTGAACGATGCCGTAAAACTTCGTAACTATCTGCTCAAGGAGGCTGAAAAGTACACGTATATTAGCGATGAGGCCGAAAAACGGAAAATGCGAAATATCGTGGTATCCGGCGCCGGTCCTTCAGGGGTCGAGGTAGCGGGGATGATCGCCGAAATGCGCAATCGTATTTTACAGAACGTATACCCTGAACTCGATGGTCAAAATATGAACCTGTACCTGGTCGATGCTGCGCCCAGCGTCTTGCCTCCGATGAGCGAGAAGACCCAGAAATATTCCAAAAAAACCTTGGAGAAAATGGGAGTTATCGTAAAACTGAACAAAATGGTATCCGACTTTAAAGATGATACCGTAATCTTCAAGGATGGGGAAACAATTGAAACCAAGACCTTGATATGGACGGCCGGGGTTACCGCGCTAAAATTCAAGGGGATCCCTGAAGACAGCTATGAAAAAGGCGATCGGCTTTCGGTGGACGAATTCAATAAGGTAAAGGATACCAATAATATATATGCTATCGGGGATGCGTGTATCCAAAAAACAGATCCCGATTTTCCAAAGGGACACCCGCAATTGGGAAGCGTGGCAAAGCAACAGGGGAAAGCCTTGGCCAAGTATTTCGAGGCCATCACCAAAGATAAAAAACCGGAGCCATTCGATTATTTTGACAAGGGAACCATGGCGGTCATCGGAAGAAGCAAGGCAGTCGCCGATCTGACCATGCCAAAGACCACTATTACCGGCTGGTTCGCTTGGATGGCGTGGACATTCATACATCTATTTTTGCTGGTCAGTTATAGGAACCAATTCCGAACCATGGTGAACTGGGCGACCGCCTATTTCAGCAAGGGGCAATCGCAGGGCATCCTCATAGGCGAACACGCTTACGAAAACCTGGCCCCGGAAAAACCCTTGGATATGCAAAATATAACCCAAGTGGAGGAGAAGGGAAAGTCATGA
- the trxA gene encoding thioredoxin, whose amino-acid sequence MSKFNEIIADEKPTLVDVYATWCGPCKAMAPQFEQAKETLGDAVTALKIDMDKNPAFASRYGIRSVPTLMLFKNGKVVWQQSGVIPANELVAQSKNFM is encoded by the coding sequence ATGTCAAAATTCAACGAAATAATAGCTGATGAAAAACCAACCTTGGTAGATGTGTACGCAACTTGGTGCGGTCCCTGCAAAGCCATGGCCCCGCAGTTCGAACAGGCGAAAGAAACACTGGGCGACGCGGTGACCGCCCTAAAAATCGATATGGACAAAAATCCCGCTTTCGCTTCCCGATATGGTATTCGTAGTGTGCCGACCCTTATGCTGTTCAAGAACGGAAAGGTGGTCTGGCAGCAGTCCGGGGTCATACCGGCCAACGAGCTGGTCGCACAGAGCAAAAACTTTATGTAA
- a CDS encoding formate/nitrite transporter family protein, whose protein sequence is MKEEEKDQKEHQKQLEEKSDNIKGGKKYSDILSRVIHEGEQMFAIKSKAIFLSGVIAGLEIGFSYFMICTFYALLDGHVEQNILFKSFGFVYPIGFILVILGKSALYTEQTSLLALPVLNGQRSLLEMLRLWGLVISGNVLGGIVFTFFIGILAPNFGLFTSDTMVTVGHHVLDYEAWVLFLSAITAGWLMGLLTWLLNSTETTLTRIVIIFMITGVIGFGGFHHSIVGNIEAFGAFWKSASVSGWDYLKFLLLALIGNGVGGAIVVGLFKYRIFESNYADES, encoded by the coding sequence ATGAAAGAGGAAGAAAAAGACCAGAAGGAACACCAGAAGCAGCTAGAAGAGAAGTCCGACAATATCAAGGGTGGAAAAAAATACAGTGACATCCTGAGCCGCGTTATTCACGAGGGGGAACAAATGTTCGCCATCAAGAGCAAGGCTATTTTTTTAAGTGGTGTAATCGCTGGGCTTGAAATCGGATTTAGTTATTTTATGATCTGCACCTTCTATGCGCTGCTCGATGGCCATGTCGAACAGAACATTTTGTTTAAATCGTTCGGATTCGTGTATCCCATAGGCTTTATTTTAGTAATTCTTGGAAAATCGGCCCTATACACGGAGCAAACCTCGCTGTTGGCCCTTCCAGTACTCAATGGTCAACGATCGCTGCTGGAAATGCTTCGTCTATGGGGGTTGGTCATTTCAGGTAACGTGTTAGGGGGAATCGTCTTTACTTTCTTTATAGGCATCCTAGCGCCGAATTTTGGTCTATTTACCTCGGATACCATGGTCACCGTAGGCCATCACGTTCTCGATTATGAAGCTTGGGTGCTATTTTTAAGCGCCATCACAGCAGGATGGTTGATGGGGCTGCTCACCTGGCTGCTTAATAGCACCGAGACCACGCTAACCCGCATTGTCATTATCTTTATGATTACCGGAGTCATCGGTTTCGGGGGCTTTCACCACAGTATTGTTGGCAACATCGAAGCCTTTGGTGCCTTCTGGAAGTCCGCATCGGTGTCGGGATGGGACTATTTAAAATTTCTACTGCTCGCGTTGATCGGCAATGGAGTCGGGGGCGCCATAGTAGTGGGACTTTTTAAGTATCGGATTTTCGAGTCGAATTATGCGGACGAATCCTAG
- a CDS encoding Dps family protein, whose product MKTNIGITKENRQKTTDILSKVLADEFVLYTKTLRAHWNLEGHDFHTKHLFFEEHYNAIKKFADGVAERIRQIGHYAPGTMGDFLKLTHLTEKYEGENTSLGYSAALLEDHDAIIQFIRENISKVEEEYEDVGTGDFLTGLMQEHEEMAWMLRATIAKA is encoded by the coding sequence ATGAAAACTAACATTGGTATAACCAAAGAGAATAGACAAAAGACCACGGACATTCTGTCGAAGGTATTGGCCGACGAATTTGTGCTGTACACCAAAACTCTACGCGCCCATTGGAATTTGGAGGGGCACGATTTTCACACCAAGCATCTTTTTTTCGAGGAGCATTACAATGCCATCAAAAAATTTGCGGACGGGGTGGCCGAACGTATCCGACAAATAGGACATTACGCGCCGGGCACCATGGGCGATTTTTTAAAGCTGACCCACCTTACCGAAAAGTACGAAGGCGAAAACACCAGTCTCGGCTATAGCGCCGCCCTGCTCGAAGATCATGATGCGATTATCCAGTTCATCCGTGAAAATATTTCCAAAGTAGAGGAAGAATACGAGGATGTGGGTACCGGGGATTTTTTGACCGGTCTTATGCAAGAACATGAAGAAATGGCCTGGATGCTGCGGGCGACCATCGCCAAAGCTTAG